Proteins encoded together in one Porites lutea chromosome 2, jaPorLute2.1, whole genome shotgun sequence window:
- the LOC140927473 gene encoding ATP-dependent RNA helicase DHX33-like, with amino-acid sequence MYPRVKRSLSEEGSPSAKRALFRSISVSAGNDSTQREANGNSKQYHHHHQKTYSPARKHRFNLPIFTGRNAIIAEVRMKESVIIVGETGSGKTTQIPQYLHEARLTKLGAIACTQPRRVAAISIAQRVAKEMSVQLGEEVGYTVRFEDATSAKTRVKYMTDGMLLREAVGDPLLHRYSVVILDEAHERTVHTDVLFGVVKSAQKMRKVKNMKPLKIVVMSATLEAEHFSQYFNSAKVLYIEGRQHPIQMMYAVEQQKDYVHAALVTVMQLHQEMPPGGDILVFLTGQDEIESLAKLITDCAQHCGSECPELLVCPMFAALPSQHQMKVFISAPLGKRKVVLATNIAETSITIPGVKYVIDTGFVKGKAFHPKTGLDMLQVQPVSKAQARQRTGRAGRETSGVCYRLYTEEQFDELKEMTTPEIQRCNLASVIIQLMALGISDVLHFDFLDRPPQDAIENALEQLVVLGAVRKGNDGYQLMPLGQKMAQFPLEPRLAKVILSSQELNCSEEIITIVALLSVDSLTYTPQSKRDQAISVRKKFVSSEGDQMTLLNIYRAYKAVSGNKEWCHQHFINSQTVKRVMDIRKQLREICTRLDITLTSCNKETVNIRQCLARGLFMNAAELQFDGTYQTVTHRQQVAIHPTSSLFGSKPQYVVYNELVHTSKCYMRDVCIVDPSWLREAAPTYFKEHRLHSQPTSVRS; translated from the exons ATGTATCCTAGAGTAAAACGATCTCTGTCTGAAGAAGGAAGTCCTTCTGCGAAGAGAGCTTTATTTCGGTCGATTTCCGTATCAGCTGGTAATGACTCGACTCAGCGTGAAGCTAATGGTAACTCAAAACAatatcaccatcatcaccagAAAACTTATTCTCCGGCACGAAAACACCGGTTTAATTTGCCTATATTCACTGGACGCAATGCAATAATTGCCGAAGTAAGGATGAAAGAAAGTGTTATTATCGTTGGAGAAACAGGCAGCGGGAAGACGACTCAAATTCCTCAATATCTTCACGAGGCTCGCTTGACAAAGCTCGGAGCTATCGCCTGCACTCAGCCTCGGCGCGTTGCTGCGATTAGCATTGCGCAAAGGGTGGCCAAAGAAATGAGTGTACAGTTGGGAGAAGAAGTGGGCTACACGGTGCGATTCGAAGACGCGACCTCAGCAAAGACTCGCGTGAAATACATGACAGATGGAATGCTTTTGAGGGAAGCGGTTGGAGATCCATTGCTTCATAGATACTCTGTTGTTATTTTGGATGAGGCTCACGAGCGAACTGTTCACACTGATGTTCTTTTCGGTGTGGTAAAATCAGCTCAGAAGATGCGAAAAGTGAAAAATATGAAACCGCTCAAGATTGTGGTCATGTCTGCCACTTTAGAAGCTGAACATTTTTCGCAATATTTTAACAGTGCCAAGGTGTTGTACATCGAGGGACGGCAGCATCCTATACAAATGATGTATGCAGTTGAACAGCAGAAGGACTATGTTCATGCTGCACTGGTCACAGTCATGCAACTACATCAAGAAATGCCCCCAGG TGGTGACATTCTTGTGTTCCTGACTGGTCAGGATGAAATTGAGTCTCTGGCCAAGTTGATTACAGATTGTGCCCAACACTGTGGATCAG AGTGCCCTGAACTCCTGGTGTGCCCAATGTTTGCTGCTTTGCCATCACAACATCAAATGAAAGTGTTCATCTCTGCTCCGCTTGGTAAAAGGAAAGTTGTTTTGGCAACAAACATTGCAGAAACTTCAATCACTATTCCTGGGGTTAAATATGTCATAGACACAGGATTTGTCAAAGGGAAAG CTTTCCATCCTAAAACTGGTCTTGATATGCTGCAAGTACAGCCTGTATCAAAGGCACAGGCTCGCCAGCGCACAGGAAGGGCAGGCCGTGAAACAAGTGGAGTGTGTTATCGGCTTTACACAGAGGAGCAGTTTGATGAACTGAAAGAGATGACAACACCAGAGATCCAGAGGTGCAACTTAGCAAGCGTTATTATACAGCTAATGGCTCTTGGTATTTCGGATGTTCTTCATTTCGACTTTCTTGATCGGCCGCCTCAAGATGCTATAGAGAATGCTTTGGAGCAGTTAGTGGTGCTTGGCGCCGTGAGAAAAGGAAATGATGGCTACCAG TTGATGCCCCTCGGTCAGAAGATGGCACAGTTTCCACTGGAGCCACGTTTAGCCAAAGTGATCTTGTCATCCCAAGAACTAAACTGCAGCGAGGAAATCATCACAATCGTGGCCTTGCTCTCTGTTGACTCACTAACGTACACACCGCAAAGCAAACGGGATCAAGCCATATCGGTACGCAAGAAGTTTGTTTCTTCGGAAGGTGATCAGATGACCCTTCTTAACATATACAGAGCTTACAAAGCTGTCAGCGGCAACAAAGAATGGTGTCATCAGCATTTCATCAACTCACAGACAGTCAAACGGGTCATGGATATTAGAAAGCAGCTGAGAGAGATATGCACGAGACTCGACATTACCTTGACCTCCTGTAATAAGGAAACTGTGAACATCCGACAATGTTTGGCCAGGGGATTGTTCATGAACGCTGCTGAGCTTCAGTTTGATGGTACGTACCAAACTGTGACACATCGCCAACAGGTTGCAATTCATCCAACCTCGTCCCTGTTTGGATCCAAGCCACAGTACGTTGTCTACAATGAACTAGTGCACACATCAAAGTGTTATATGCGCGATGTGTGCATAGTTGATCCTTCCTGGCTGCGGGAAGCTGCACCAACGTACTTTAAAGAGCACAGACTACATTCTCAACCCACTTCAGTTCGCTCTTAA